ACTACGCATGCTTAGTCAAACAATGAAGAGATCCACGTAAAGCAAATAAGTGAAATGTCGAATGGAAAGTGAAAGTAAATATCTGACGTGTCGGAAACGACTTTTGCATTAATTAACAATTCCTTCATAACAGATTTAACAGAGAGGAATTCTTAGAGTATCTACGTAACTATCTACGTGCGAGCGTTGAAAACGGACAAAAACGAGGAAAACCTATGCGTATGATAAGATAATACCAGAACTGCCACTGGGATTATACATTAGCTTTTCTACCTTCCCAAGGATTCTTCTTTTTGCGAGGcgtgttttttctttgttatatatatactaaaaatactaaaaatgaTCGAATATTGTAGAACAGAGTAACTGAAAATTTAGCGCGAGCGCCGATGAAACAAAACACAACACTTGTGGCGCGTTGCTTGGTAACGGGCAAATTCGAGTCTAATAATGACAGGATTAAAAGATTATAACGCGAAATGTGTCATATGCTTATAATTCTCCTAAAAACGTTTTTCgcttatattttctaaaataaaatcgctACCGTAAATATTATTCCAGAATATGGTAGTATTTAATGTAGGGACTCAGTTAATGTAAAAATCGTATTTTCGGTATTTCTGTCCACATGAAACTGTTCCGTAAACCTCTTCATCCCCGGTGGTGCTGAGCTTCTGCGAGTGTTAGCTGGTGTTCCGATAACTCAGACAGGATGGTTCTTCTCCAGGTGGTTTTGGGTCTACTGGGCTTTCTCCTTCCTGGTGGTGTCCACCTTAAAGCAACCTTTGGAATGCGTCGCTGGTCCATGCTTAGAACATGCCCAAGCCATCTCATGCGTCGGCATTTGATTTCGTCAACACGTTAGCAATTGGCACTGCCTTTTTATCGGTAGTTGTTAACCAAGGGTCCCTgctttatttagtactaagaGGTTGGCAATCGTACAATTGAAAGAATAataattttgtaaacaaaatgtaataaatgtaAATGCGTTTGGTGggatatatttttctttttttggaaaagcTAGTCGTTGTACCGGTCAAATATCCTACAGATCAGAAAATATTGAGTATCTAGTATTTATCCAGAGTATTCTGGACACTCTCAAAATTGGCGctctctgtaaaaaaaaatatagtacTCAGTTTAGCTGTACTAGAATATTAATTTGCATATTTGAATGAAGGCCGTGATCtcagtttttttcttcaggaTTCCTCGAGGATGTATCGTGAACACAAATAAGTAAAGACATAAAGGAGATAAATGCTAGTTAGGTGTAGAATAAAACAACTGTAAAATATCTCCGAATTCGAAATTATTGCTTTTGATGATAGCCTGTTATGATTAAATAAGGGTAACAACTTTATCAAAACAATGGCACTGGCCTTGGCTTTATAATTCCTGTAATATTTCTCAACTTTAGGATctatattattgctattgatatAAATGTTTACTTTCCGCCACATATGATATACTTTTTGTTAATGATAAGCACTAGAAGTATATAAGAGGCTGTAAATATGAATTGTAAATAAATTGTAAACTTTACGCGCCGGTGATTTATGACAAATGgcgagtaagtacgcagctgctttgtctcctattatctttgttctacaaaggagttcttttgtctctaatGGCCAGTGGTCAAGCGCATGCTCAATACAAAATCTCTGCCTGTTCAAAAGGACAGTTAATAGTGCATACGAGGATTGATTatctttttaaaaatcttctttttttttacaaattcagACATGAAAGTACAAGTGATCATATCCGtcaccgttgtattttcactGATCTACCTTGCATTGAATGACGTGTCACTTGGTAGGAATATTAAGTCACTTTCCTCAGGTAAGTTCAAGTAGAGCTCATAGGcaactattttatttttaaaattttctaTGTATCTGTTACATGATATACCGGAACCAGTTTTCTAGAAGCTCTCACACAGCGCCCACATGGCTTCGGTAGCTTTTATTATCTTGGTCACTATCTAAAATCACAAAAACGTTGCACGGGTGAGTCGGTCAAGTTGATAAGCGAACAGCATGCTGGGACGGTTTCTGGGAAACATTCAACATGGCGTCGTTAACATGATGATGTGATACTAAATGAAAGCTACAAAATGGTTGTAGCACTTCTGCTCCCGGGATATCTTTGTTTGCTAGATTCACAACATCAACATTGCCATCGTTCGACGAAAGCCAAATAAAAAACTCTTAAAATAcatcaaaactttttttatattgttttcaGAAGGTTCCAGGTTGCATGATGGATTGAGTCGTGTGCACATTGTAACACAGTACACGATATTCAAAAATCCAAAGAAGCTGAAAATCATTGCACGGAGACAAAAAGAAATGCTGGAGGCCTTACAGAACAACCTACATCACCCACATGTAAGCCCTcagatcaacctagatcaCCCACATGTAAGCTTTGCAGATCAACCTACATCACCCACATGTAAGCCTAcagatcaacctagatcaTCCACATGTGAGCTTTGCAGATCAACCTACATCACCCACATGTAAGCCTAcagatcaacctagatcaTCCACATGTGAGCTTTGCAGATCAACCTACATCACCCACATGTAAGCTTTGcagatcaacctagatcaCCCACATGTAAGCCTAcagatcaacctagatcaTCCACATGTAAGCTTTGCAGATCAACCTACATCACCCACATGTAAGCCCTcagatcaacctagatcaTCCACATGTAACCCCACAGATTAAGCTAGATCACTAACATGTAAGCTTTAcagatcaacctagatcaTCTACATGCTGTAAGTTTTACAAATCACCCCAGATCACCCACATGTAAGCCTACAAATCAGCCTAGATAACCCATATGTAAGCCTACAAATCAACCTAGATCACCCATATGTAAGCCTAcagatcaacctagatcaTCCACATGTGAGCTTTGCAGATCAACCTACATCACCCACATGTAAGCTTTGcagatcaacctagatcaCCCACATGTAAGCCTAcagatcaacctagatcaTCTACATGTAAGCTTTGCAGATCAACCTACATCACCCACATGTAAGCCCTcagatcaacctagatcaTCCACATGTAACCCCACAGATTAAGCTAGATCACTAACATGTAAGCTTTAcagatcaacctagatcaTCTACATGCTGTAAGTTTTACAAATCACCCCAGATCACCCACATGTAAGCCTACAAATCAACCTAGATAACCCATATGTAAGCCTACAAATCAACCAAGATCACCCATATGTAAGCTTTACAGGTCAAAATGAAGTATTACAAATCAACCTAGAGTACCCACATGTAAGCTTTACAGAGCAACCTTGACCACCCATATGCTAGCCTCCCTTGCAGGTGTTTTCAGGGGGAGCGAGCGACACCTGCCTAAAAGcgcctgcgagggaggctacCCATAAGTAATCCTAcagatcaacctagatcaCCCACATGTAAGCCCTcagatcaacctagatcaTCCACATGTAAGCCTAcagatcaacctagatcaCCCACATGTAAGCTTTAcagatcaacctagatcaTCCACATGTAAGCCTAcagatcaacctagatcaCCCACATGTAAGCCCTCAGATCAACCTAAATCACCCACATGTAAGCCTAcagatcaacctagatcaCCCACATGTAAGCTTTGTAGATCAACCTAGAACCTCACATGCAAGCTTTGCAGATCATTCTAGATCACACACATGTAAGCACTcagatcaacctagatcaCCCACATGTAAACCCTcagatcaacctagatcaCCCACATGTAAGCTTTGCAGATCAACCTAGATTACCCACATGTAAGCCTAAAGATCAACCTAGATCACCCACAGGTAAGCCCTcagatcaacctagatcaCCCACACGTAAGCTTTGcagatcaacctagatcaCGCACATGTAAGCCTAcagatcaacctagatcaCCCACATGTAAGCTTTGcagatcaacctagatcaCCCACAGGTAAGCCCTcagatcaacctagatcaCCCACATGTAAGCTTTGCAGATCAACATAGATCACGCACATGTAAGCCCTcagatcaacctagatcaCCCACAAGTAAGCTTTGcagatcaacctagatcaTCCACATGTAAGCCCTcagatcaacctagatcaTCCACATGTAAGCCTAcagatcaacctagatcaCCCACATGTAAGCCTAcagatcaacctagatcaCCCACATGTAAGCCTAcagatcaacctagatcaCCCACATGAAAGCCCTCAGATCAACCTAGATCGCCCACATGTAAGCCCTcagatcaacctagatcaCCCACATGTAAGCTTTGcagatcaacctagatcaCCCACATGTAAGCTTTGcagatcaacctagatcaTCCATATGTAAGCCTACAGATTAACCTAGATCACCCATATGTAAGCTTTGcagatcaacctagatcaTCCACATGTAAGCCTAcagatcaacctagatcaCCCACATGTAAGCTTTGCAGATCAACCTAGAACACCCACATGTAAGCCTACAGATCACGCACATGTAAGCCTACAGATTAACCTAGATCACCCATATGTAAGCTTTGcagatcaacctagatcaTCCACATGTAAGCCTAcagatcaacctagatcaCCCACATGTAAGCCTAcagatcaacctagatcaCCCACATGTAAGCTTTAcagatcaacctagatcaCCCACAGGTAAGCTTTGCAGATCAACCTACATCACCCACATGTAAGCCCTcagatcaacctagatcaCCCACATGTAAGCCCTcagatcaacctagatcaCCCACATGTAAGCCCTCAGATCAACCCAGATCACCCACATGTAAGCTTTGcagatcaacctagatcaCCCACATGTAAGCCTAcagatcaacctagatcaTTCACATGTAAGCCTAcagatcaacctagatcaCCCACATGTAAGCCCTcagatcaacctagatcaCCCACATGTAAGCCTACGCAGGGCCTCTACTGAAAAACTTTCTAGCTAGCCACCTTCCTACTGACGTTAACGCTACCTGCACCGTACCATCTATAACTAATTAATTCGAGTAGATAAAAGCGTTATTACTACGCTGTTTACCTATAAGTAACATTAAAGTTTGCTTAAAAAcctttttctttctatttCTAGGTCGCAAAAATTCATGTGTTATGCAAAGACGACAGTGAGATGCAATACATTTTGCATTCTAAGCTTGGCAATAGCGACAAACTGCTCTTTCATCACATTGGTCGCGATCTTTGCTTCTCCGACGTCTTTCGGTATATCAGTGAAAATCTTCTGGGAGAAGCAGCGATGCAACTAAATATAGACTGTTTCTTAGAGCAAGGTTGGCACCGATTGAACATCACACTTCTACAAGACAAGACGATGTATGCCCTAACAAGACACGAGACGGACT
The sequence above is a segment of the Nematostella vectensis chromosome 2, jaNemVect1.1, whole genome shotgun sequence genome. Coding sequences within it:
- the LOC116619165 gene encoding uncharacterized protein LOC116619165; the encoded protein is MKVQVIISVTVVFSLIYLALNDVSLGRNIKSLSSEGSRLHDGLSRVHIVTQYTIFKNPKKLKIIARRQKEMLEALQNNLHHPHVAKIHVLCKDDSEMQYILHSKLGNSDKLLFHHIGRDLCFSDVFRYISENLLGEAAMQLNIDCFLEQGWHRLNITLLQDKTMYALTRHETDYSIKHCNAKEFCPNDRLANQGSHDAFMVNLISPLPEAMLKQMEILKLPYLGIEQALISLFRKYGFKVKNPCRILRIFHHHCSKYRNIKQKYINGTRIDRFLGINGSLGKVYNTGL